A window from Bacteroidota bacterium encodes these proteins:
- a CDS encoding 2-oxoacid:acceptor oxidoreductase subunit alpha, with the protein MTRKQELLSDVVIKFAGDSGDGMQLTGSQFTNNTALLGIDLATFPDFPAEIRAPIGTLPGVSGYQLRFSSDRIFTPGDACDVLVAMNAAALKVNLTALKKGGKIIANTDGFDAKNLRLANYPEGENPLENGSLGNYEVIKMDVTKMTREALKEITMGQKEKDRAKNMFVLGFLYWMYNRDMENTISFLKDKFGKKPEIFESNVKALKAGYNYGDTTETFTTTYKVEKAKMDPGAYRSIMGNQAISYGLIAASQKSGLPLFLGSYPITPASDILHDLSKYKNFGVRTFQAEDEIAAITSAIGASYGGALAVTTTSGPGMALKAEAMGLAVMLEIPLIIIDIQRGGPSTGLPTKTEQSDLLQAYYGRNGECPMPVIASSTPSDCFDVAYEAARISVQHMTPVILLSDGYIANGAEPWKYPQSKDLKPIEVNFKKGLDEGEDKPLPYKRDEKLARPWAIPGTPGLEHRIGGLEKQDVTGNISYEPENHQHMVKTRQAKVDMIADYIPLQTIDNGPEKGKLLILGWGSTYGAIKSAVTELLNEGYSVAHAHIRYLRPFPKNLGEIIKNYDQVLIPEINNGQLIKIIRDVYFTDAIAYNKIMGIPITKTELVMKVKEMLGGMN; encoded by the coding sequence ATGACAAGAAAGCAGGAACTACTTTCAGATGTGGTAATCAAATTCGCCGGAGATAGCGGTGATGGTATGCAGCTTACCGGTTCACAGTTTACCAATAATACAGCCCTGTTGGGTATTGACCTGGCAACCTTTCCGGATTTTCCGGCAGAGATAAGGGCTCCGATAGGTACCCTACCCGGTGTAAGTGGTTACCAGTTACGTTTTTCCAGCGACCGCATTTTTACTCCTGGTGATGCATGTGATGTGCTGGTAGCAATGAATGCCGCTGCTTTAAAAGTGAACCTGACAGCACTTAAAAAAGGAGGAAAGATCATTGCTAATACAGATGGCTTTGATGCAAAGAATCTTCGTTTGGCCAATTATCCCGAAGGAGAAAATCCATTAGAAAATGGTAGCCTCGGTAATTATGAGGTTATAAAAATGGATGTGACCAAAATGACCCGTGAAGCATTGAAGGAAATCACGATGGGACAAAAGGAAAAAGACAGGGCCAAGAATATGTTTGTACTCGGTTTCCTGTACTGGATGTATAACCGGGATATGGAGAACACGATCAGTTTTTTGAAAGATAAGTTTGGTAAGAAACCTGAAATTTTTGAGAGCAATGTAAAAGCATTAAAGGCCGGATATAATTATGGAGATACAACAGAGACTTTTACAACAACCTATAAAGTAGAGAAAGCGAAAATGGACCCCGGTGCTTACCGTTCCATTATGGGTAACCAGGCAATATCGTATGGTTTGATCGCTGCTTCGCAAAAAAGCGGGTTGCCGTTATTTCTCGGGTCATATCCCATTACACCTGCATCAGATATTTTGCATGATCTTTCCAAGTATAAAAATTTTGGGGTAAGAACTTTCCAGGCAGAAGATGAAATTGCTGCTATTACTTCGGCGATCGGGGCATCTTATGGTGGTGCATTAGCTGTTACAACTACATCTGGTCCTGGCATGGCATTAAAAGCCGAAGCAATGGGGTTAGCCGTAATGCTTGAAATTCCATTGATCATAATTGATATACAAAGAGGCGGACCATCAACAGGACTACCAACTAAAACTGAGCAATCAGATCTGCTGCAGGCTTATTATGGCAGAAATGGTGAATGCCCGATGCCCGTAATTGCTTCATCTACACCAAGTGACTGTTTTGATGTGGCGTATGAAGCAGCAAGAATTTCTGTTCAGCATATGACGCCGGTAATTTTATTAAGCGATGGATATATTGCCAATGGTGCCGAACCCTGGAAATATCCGCAATCAAAAGATCTAAAACCCATAGAAGTAAATTTTAAAAAAGGGTTAGACGAAGGGGAAGACAAACCTCTGCCGTATAAAAGAGATGAAAAATTAGCAAGACCATGGGCCATACCTGGCACACCCGGATTAGAACATCGTATTGGTGGCTTGGAAAAACAGGACGTAACAGGTAATATCAGTTACGAACCCGAGAACCACCAGCACATGGTAAAAACAAGACAAGCTAAAGTGGATATGATCGCTGATTACATCCCTTTGCAAACGATTGATAATGGACCAGAGAAAGGTAAGTTGCTTATTCTGGGGTGGGGTAGCACTTATGGCGCCATTAAATCTGCTGTAACGGAATTGCTTAATGAAGGTTATTCAGTAGCACATGCACATATCCGCTACCTGCGTCCTTTCCCTAAAAATCTTGGAGAAATAATTAAGAATTACGACCAGGTATTAATTCCTGAGATCAATAACGGGCAGCTTATCAAGATCATCCGTGATGTTTATTTTACTGATGCAATTGCTTACAATAAGATCATGGGAATTCCCATTACGAAAACTGAACTGGTAATGAAAGTGAAAGAGATGTTGGGTGGAATGAATTAA
- a CDS encoding HD domain-containing protein: MYFFALQQLSTAVMKINGRTILPKKFNRCILYILYKFIKTYLYSMTENQYQILSAAQNYATDLYQTKVSKSIHFHTLLHTQEVLAASEKMAEYYQLADEDRFALALAAWFHDTGYSGGTAKGHEELSIELALKFLNEHKAGQAVIDKVKGCINATRIPQSPNNLIEQIICDADLFHLGTGDFKEKNRLLREELNDFGGQDLSKKDWRKLNIEFLEKHTYFTSFAKENLQPLKTVYLQELKDKRIMEEKPGKKNSKKGEIPELVKHKDKGKEKNKEAGITEDEEKKLADVKKKKEKESQSERAVSTVFRIVAQSQNNLSQMADSKSNILISVNAIILSIMISSIFEKLKTDAYLQVPFTILVTICVLSMVFAILATRPTVTSGTFTKDDIAAKKTNLLFFGNFHKMGLPDYDWAMTELLADKNYLYSSMIKDTYFLGIVLAKKYKYLRIAYNIFMFGLIASMIAFTVAFLAPGATEMYQ, translated from the coding sequence ATGTACTTTTTCGCCTTGCAACAATTGAGTACGGCTGTAATGAAGATCAATGGCAGAACTATCTTGCCTAAAAAATTTAATCGCTGCATTCTTTATATTTTGTATAAATTTATCAAAACTTATCTTTATAGCATGACTGAAAATCAATATCAAATACTATCTGCTGCTCAAAATTATGCAACTGACTTATATCAGACTAAAGTAAGTAAAAGCATCCACTTTCACACACTCCTGCATACACAAGAAGTGCTCGCTGCATCAGAAAAAATGGCAGAATACTATCAATTGGCAGATGAAGATCGGTTTGCCTTAGCTCTTGCTGCATGGTTTCATGATACAGGCTATAGCGGTGGAACAGCAAAAGGCCATGAAGAGTTAAGTATTGAGCTGGCTTTGAAATTTTTAAATGAGCATAAGGCAGGCCAGGCTGTTATTGACAAAGTAAAAGGCTGCATCAATGCTACCAGGATTCCACAAAGCCCGAACAATTTAATAGAACAAATAATTTGTGATGCTGACCTGTTTCACCTGGGCACTGGCGATTTCAAAGAAAAAAACAGGCTTCTGCGTGAAGAACTGAATGATTTTGGTGGCCAGGATCTATCAAAGAAAGACTGGCGGAAACTGAATATTGAATTCCTTGAGAAACATACTTATTTCACTTCCTTTGCGAAAGAAAATTTACAACCACTAAAAACTGTATATCTGCAGGAATTGAAGGATAAAAGAATCATGGAAGAAAAACCTGGCAAGAAAAACAGCAAGAAAGGAGAAATCCCAGAACTTGTTAAACATAAAGATAAAGGCAAAGAAAAAAACAAGGAGGCAGGGATCACTGAAGATGAAGAAAAGAAACTGGCAGACGTCAAAAAGAAAAAAGAAAAAGAGTCACAATCAGAAAGGGCTGTATCAACTGTATTCAGAATAGTGGCACAAAGCCAGAACAACCTGAGCCAGATGGCCGATTCAAAATCCAACATCCTGATCTCTGTAAATGCTATTATTTTATCTATAATGATCAGTAGTATTTTTGAAAAACTGAAAACTGATGCTTACCTGCAGGTACCTTTTACTATCCTGGTAACAATTTGCGTATTATCGATGGTATTTGCTATTCTTGCCACAAGGCCGACTGTTACTTCCGGTACATTTACTAAAGATGATATTGCAGCTAAAAAAACCAATCTCCTGTTTTTTGGAAATTTTCATAAAATGGGTTTGCCGGATTATGACTGGGCTATGACTGAATTGCTGGCAGATAAAAATTATTTGTACAGCAGTATGATCAAAGACACTTATTTTCTTGGAATTGTTCTCGCCAAAAAATATAAATACCTACGTATAGCATATAACATTTTTATGTTTGGATTGATTGCATCAATGATCGCATTCACAGTTGCGTTTCTAGCACCTGGCGCCACAGAGATGTATCAATAA
- a CDS encoding metallophosphoesterase, translating to MIKQIYVVLVFILCSNFKISAQKDTITQRIVLIGDGGSLTNGRHPVRDAVRKLIKLDKKTTVLFLGDNIYPSGLQDDELYNYNDGKAALDSQLAIADGTDAKIIMIPGNHDWDEGKRTGYEGILREQTYVDFSSGKSNVNFLPKDGCPGPVEVSLSDDVTLVLFDSQWWLHQYDKPGVESDCDCKTEDELLGQLEDILNRNLKKLVIFACHHPFKSNGIHGGYYGLKQHIFPFTDMVAKAYIPLPVIGSIYPIARSLFGTPQDLPHPNYTNMVNKISAIAKNHPKLVFVAGHEHNLQLIQDSSFSYIVSGGGCKGSRVSHTKKSPFVAALPGFVVLEVSTNKNLTSTFYTVEAGATIAADSIKRAYDTTLLNFSFIPEPVQDSSVRVVKPGIQFKDTVNISASEKYPMLSGFKKFVIGQNYRPEWNAVVNMKVFDLKKVKGGLKITGVGGGKQTKSLKLVDKNGKQWVLRSVDKNPTKALPANFRGSLAQDLVQEFNSAAHPYAPLTISTMAKALKIAAPDPELYFVPDDPELGFYQKLFANSVCMLEETDAVPDGTETKSTGKIITKMLEDNDHRADQFAVLKARLLDILIGDFDRHFDQWRWATTDTGKGKLYYPIPKDRDQAYFFSDGKLIKIASNSLMPFLSGFNNKIDNVEWLGFSARDFDRLFLTDLDASEWEKTVIEFKQLLTDDVIRSAVKKLPPEVFLINGETIIKKLISRRDMLVEAAMKYYRFISRRVYVLGSNKKEYFKVSMKNDSLDVKVFAREIGKDTGFVMYERKFNPRTTHEIQLYGLNGNDLFQIDEDVKSVIKLRIIGGKGNDTFDIKGSTETLLYDIKAEGNNIRSSGRKTKNRFSKDPPVNSNSFYGFTYNKTKFPKVLLGANTEEGFVAGIGFSRTTYGFRNLPYATNQDFSALYSVSHKAYHLKYFGEFNHITRDVDLVLKGEMQSPSLNFFFGLGNNTKITQPVSSGYYRARYDAIELQAMLRKRYSDIFHFSIGPYFYHYQGKYGDNNDKVLGNPASGLDSADIFSKKTYVGGKVILSIDNRNNDFFPTRGVIWNTEVMSVAGITSGSKNITRYFSDMRVYASWSDPASLVAVLGLGGGRVYGNYEYFQAMSMGADQNLLGFRKNRYMGRSSLYGSLELKYKLFNIKSYVFPGPFGITGFYNVGRVWLEGESSKKWHNAYGGGFYFLPFNAFTITTFAGFSPGEKIFNFSFGTKVNLTF from the coding sequence ATGATCAAACAGATTTACGTTGTTCTTGTTTTTATTCTTTGTTCTAACTTTAAAATCAGTGCACAAAAAGATACCATTACACAACGCATAGTTCTGATAGGTGATGGCGGAAGTCTTACCAATGGAAGGCACCCGGTAAGGGATGCTGTCAGAAAACTGATAAAGCTTGACAAAAAAACTACCGTTCTTTTCCTGGGAGACAATATTTATCCTTCAGGTTTGCAAGATGACGAATTGTATAATTACAATGATGGAAAAGCGGCGCTTGACTCCCAATTAGCAATTGCTGATGGTACCGATGCAAAGATCATTATGATCCCCGGTAATCATGATTGGGATGAGGGAAAGCGTACCGGCTATGAAGGTATACTGCGTGAACAGACTTATGTTGATTTTTCTTCCGGCAAAAGCAATGTAAACTTTTTACCCAAGGATGGTTGTCCTGGCCCGGTAGAAGTATCCTTAAGTGACGATGTAACCTTAGTATTATTTGACAGCCAATGGTGGCTTCATCAATATGATAAGCCTGGGGTAGAATCAGATTGTGATTGTAAAACTGAAGATGAACTCTTAGGTCAACTGGAAGATATCCTTAACCGCAACTTAAAAAAGCTAGTCATTTTTGCCTGCCACCATCCTTTTAAAAGTAATGGAATCCATGGTGGGTATTATGGACTTAAGCAGCATATTTTCCCATTCACTGACATGGTAGCAAAGGCATATATCCCTTTGCCTGTAATTGGCTCGATCTATCCAATTGCAAGAAGTTTGTTTGGTACGCCGCAGGATCTGCCGCATCCGAATTATACAAATATGGTTAACAAAATTTCTGCTATAGCCAAAAACCATCCCAAACTCGTATTCGTAGCAGGTCATGAACATAATCTTCAGCTGATACAGGATAGTAGTTTCAGTTATATAGTAAGTGGTGGTGGTTGTAAAGGGAGTCGTGTTTCCCATACCAAAAAAAGTCCTTTTGTTGCCGCCTTACCCGGCTTTGTAGTATTGGAAGTTTCAACAAATAAAAATCTTACTTCAACTTTTTATACAGTTGAAGCCGGCGCTACTATAGCTGCAGACTCTATCAAAAGAGCATATGACACTACATTATTAAATTTTTCTTTTATACCCGAGCCCGTTCAGGATTCATCAGTGAGAGTAGTTAAACCTGGCATACAATTTAAAGACACCGTAAATATTTCTGCCAGTGAAAAATATCCGATGTTAAGTGGATTTAAAAAATTTGTAATTGGTCAAAATTACAGACCCGAGTGGAATGCGGTAGTTAATATGAAAGTGTTTGATCTGAAAAAAGTAAAAGGAGGTTTAAAAATCACTGGCGTCGGCGGGGGCAAGCAAACAAAATCATTAAAGCTCGTGGATAAAAACGGGAAACAATGGGTTTTGCGATCTGTAGATAAAAATCCAACTAAAGCATTGCCCGCAAATTTCAGAGGATCATTGGCGCAGGATCTCGTACAGGAATTTAATTCAGCTGCCCACCCCTATGCACCTCTTACTATTTCCACAATGGCAAAAGCATTGAAGATCGCTGCCCCTGATCCAGAATTATATTTTGTACCCGACGATCCTGAATTAGGCTTCTATCAAAAATTGTTTGCAAATTCGGTATGCATGCTCGAAGAAACAGATGCAGTCCCTGACGGGACGGAAACGAAAAGCACAGGCAAAATAATTACCAAAATGCTTGAGGACAATGATCATCGTGCCGATCAGTTTGCCGTATTAAAGGCAAGATTACTCGACATTCTTATCGGAGACTTTGATCGGCATTTCGATCAATGGAGATGGGCAACAACTGATACAGGTAAAGGAAAATTATATTATCCTATACCAAAAGATAGAGACCAGGCTTATTTCTTTTCCGATGGAAAATTAATAAAAATTGCCAGCAATAGCCTGATGCCTTTTTTATCGGGTTTTAATAACAAAATAGATAATGTGGAATGGTTGGGTTTTTCTGCAAGAGATTTCGACAGGCTATTTCTAACAGATCTGGATGCCAGCGAGTGGGAAAAAACAGTTATTGAATTTAAACAGCTTCTTACAGATGATGTTATTCGCAGCGCCGTTAAAAAATTACCTCCGGAAGTATTTTTAATAAATGGTGAAACGATCATTAAAAAATTAATAAGTCGAAGGGATATGCTGGTGGAAGCTGCGATGAAATACTATCGCTTTATTTCAAGAAGAGTATATGTGTTGGGTAGCAATAAGAAGGAATACTTTAAAGTAAGTATGAAGAATGATAGCCTGGATGTAAAAGTATTTGCAAGAGAGATTGGAAAAGATACAGGCTTTGTGATGTATGAAAGAAAGTTCAACCCCCGGACCACACATGAAATTCAATTGTACGGATTGAATGGGAATGATCTATTTCAAATTGATGAAGATGTAAAATCAGTAATTAAGCTCCGCATCATTGGTGGCAAAGGGAATGACACATTTGATATAAAAGGAAGTACGGAAACATTGCTTTATGATATTAAAGCAGAAGGAAATAATATCCGGAGTAGCGGTAGAAAAACAAAGAATCGTTTTTCAAAAGATCCACCAGTGAACTCGAACAGTTTTTATGGTTTTACATATAATAAAACCAAGTTTCCAAAAGTGCTATTAGGCGCAAACACAGAAGAAGGATTTGTTGCAGGAATTGGATTTTCAAGAACTACATATGGTTTTAGAAACTTACCTTATGCTACTAACCAGGATTTTTCTGCATTGTATTCAGTTTCTCATAAAGCCTATCACCTGAAATATTTCGGAGAATTCAATCATATAACAAGAGATGTTGATTTAGTTTTAAAAGGTGAAATGCAATCTCCTTCTTTAAATTTTTTCTTTGGCTTGGGTAATAATACAAAAATAACCCAACCTGTATCCAGTGGTTATTACCGGGCCCGTTACGATGCAATAGAACTTCAGGCTATGCTGCGCAAACGATACTCTGATATATTTCATTTTTCTATTGGCCCTTATTTTTATCATTACCAGGGAAAGTATGGGGATAATAATGATAAGGTATTAGGAAACCCGGCGTCAGGTCTGGATTCAGCAGATATATTCAGCAAAAAAACTTACGTGGGCGGAAAAGTGATATTATCAATTGATAACAGAAATAATGATTTCTTCCCCACTCGTGGAGTTATTTGGAATACAGAGGTGATGTCTGTCGCAGGTATTACCAGCGGTAGCAAAAACATCACAAGATATTTTTCTGACATGAGAGTATATGCCAGTTGGAGTGACCCGGCAAGTCTGGTGGCTGTATTAGGACTAGGTGGTGGCCGTGTTTACGGTAATTATGAATACTTCCAGGCAATGAGTATGGGTGCCGATCAAAACCTGCTTGGATTTAGAAAGAACAGGTATATGGGCCGGTCAAGTTTGTATGGAAGCCTGGAGCTGAAATACAAATTGTTTAATATAAAATCTTATGTATTTCCCGGGCCGTTTGGCATAACCGGGTTTTATAATGTTGGCCGTGTATGGCTGGAGGGTGAAAGTTCTAAAAAATGGCATAACGCCTATGGTGGTGGCTTCTATTTTTTACCTTTTAATGCATTTACAATTACCACTTTTGCAGGATTTTCTCCGGGTGAGAAAATTTTCAATTTCAGCTTTGGCACCAAAGTGAATCTTACTTTCTGA
- a CDS encoding four helix bundle protein, producing the protein MATIKTFEDIESWKIAREICTVIGKHIDEGKFKKNFRLIDQMEGSSGSIMDNIAEGFERGTRAEFIQFLGFAKGSAGEFRSQIYRALDRNYITQKEFQTLFTQIIHLSSLLQKFIEYLLKTEIAGNRKNIKR; encoded by the coding sequence ATGGCTACCATCAAAACATTTGAAGATATTGAATCATGGAAAATAGCCCGGGAAATTTGTACAGTCATTGGAAAGCATATTGATGAAGGAAAATTCAAGAAAAATTTTCGATTAATTGATCAAATGGAGGGTTCATCAGGTTCGATAATGGATAATATTGCCGAAGGTTTTGAACGAGGTACCCGTGCAGAATTTATTCAATTCCTGGGATTCGCAAAAGGTTCAGCAGGCGAATTTCGATCCCAGATATACCGGGCATTAGACAGAAATTATATTACACAAAAAGAATTTCAAACTTTATTTACTCAGATAATACATTTAAGCAGTCTCTTGCAAAAATTTATTGAATACCTCTTAAAAACTGAGATTGCAGGAAACAGGAAGAACATTAAACGTTAA
- the gcvH gene encoding glycine cleavage system protein GcvH has translation MNFPSTLRYTKDHEWVKLEGDVAIVGITDFAQRELGDIVYVEVETVGKSMQAGEVFGTVEAVKTVSDLFLPVSGTILELNAALAGAPELVNNEPYEGGWMVKIKLDHPDDVKNLMDAAAYEATVG, from the coding sequence ATGAACTTTCCATCTACACTCCGCTATACTAAAGACCATGAATGGGTAAAACTTGAAGGCGATGTTGCAATCGTTGGCATTACTGATTTTGCACAACGTGAATTGGGCGATATTGTATATGTAGAAGTGGAAACTGTAGGAAAAAGTATGCAAGCCGGAGAAGTATTTGGTACTGTTGAAGCTGTAAAAACCGTTTCTGATCTGTTTTTACCTGTTTCAGGTACTATACTTGAGCTGAATGCCGCTCTTGCAGGCGCCCCGGAACTGGTAAACAATGAACCTTATGAAGGAGGCTGGATGGTGAAGATCAAATTAGATCATCCTGATGATGTAAAGAACCTGATGGATGCAGCCGCTTATGAGGCTACTGTCGGCTAG
- a CDS encoding phosphatase PAP2 family protein, producing the protein MQQKTTPPAKKKPWLSVFTLEFLFVLLLLLALIVFIYAVRVVFVIDGSKFDENIFKAVASYTTPGRTRFMNFITFLGKHTLLIPLNFLLIVFFIYKKHKWFAIRIASLALSSVVISFSLKEFFRRDRPELQLIGDVSGYSFPSGHALIGVVFYGLFIYIIWHEVKQNWLKISLIIILIILILLISFSRIYLRVHYPSDVIAGLAAGFIWLVLSLRIIHRIEKKYIARRALKAEGLE; encoded by the coding sequence ATGCAACAAAAAACTACTCCTCCTGCAAAAAAAAAGCCCTGGCTATCCGTATTTACCCTCGAGTTTTTATTTGTCCTGTTGCTGTTATTGGCACTTATTGTTTTTATCTATGCCGTCAGGGTAGTGTTTGTTATAGATGGATCAAAATTTGATGAAAATATTTTCAAGGCGGTGGCTTCTTATACCACTCCTGGCAGAACCCGTTTTATGAATTTCATTACTTTCTTAGGAAAGCATACGCTGCTCATTCCATTAAATTTTCTATTGATCGTCTTTTTTATTTATAAAAAACATAAATGGTTTGCAATACGGATCGCTTCGTTGGCGCTAAGCAGTGTCGTAATAAGTTTTTCTCTGAAAGAATTTTTTCGGCGTGACCGGCCTGAGTTGCAGTTAATCGGTGATGTCAGTGGCTATAGTTTTCCCAGCGGGCATGCATTGATCGGAGTGGTTTTCTATGGTTTGTTCATCTATATTATCTGGCATGAAGTAAAACAAAACTGGTTGAAAATTTCTCTTATCATCATTTTGATCATCCTTATTTTATTGATCAGTTTCAGCAGGATATACCTGCGGGTACATTATCCAAGTGATGTAATTGCCGGTTTAGCCGCTGGTTTTATTTGGCTTGTATTATCGCTTCGTATCATTCACAGGATCGAGAAAAAATATATAGCAAGACGAGCTCTTAAAGCCGAAGGACTTGAGTAA
- a CDS encoding TonB-dependent receptor, whose translation MKKILSGFVMLIFSGSALLAQQITGAVKNDEGKNLEKVTISLLNAKDSSVAKLGVTGKDGKFSISTSKNGQYLISTTSVGYNPAYSNKFEVSGSGAVNVPEIIMVKSSGNLQNVSVVAKKPMIEVKADKTILNVENTINSTGQDALELLRKAPGVTLDKDDLISLSGKNGVQIYIDGKPSPLTGTDLTAYLKSLQSSQIESIEIITNPSAKYDAAGNAGIINIKLKKNKAFGTNGSVNAGYNIGVYPKYNGGLNFNNRGKKVNVFGNYNFNDTKTEFNIKLYRELLDTIFDQTNLITTDSRTHGFKAGLDYYINSKSTLGVLINGNLANNSSLSKSITPIIYKPTGVVDRILTANNSSEAKRDNANFNLNYRYADSAGRELNVDADYGLYRINTNQLQPNVYYTPDMQAEISRTVYNFISPTDIDILTLKSDYEQPFKKGKLGFGFKTSFVNTENNFGRYNVIGTGKELDISRSNQFNYEENINAVYVNYNRAFKGFMLQAGVRVENTNTTGDSYGLNSDGSINTASKQTFNRHYTDPFPSAAVTFNKNPKKQWSVSYSHRIDRPAYQSLNPFEMKLDEYTFQKGNTELKPQYTNSISVTNIHKFKLTTTLNYSHIDDVFTQLIDTTEGSKAFITQKNLATQDIVSLNVSYPFIYKSYTWFTNLNTYYSMYKADFGGGSRVVDLNVFSFNVFMQHSLKLDKKKQWSAELSGFYNAPSIWQGTFESDAIWSVDGGVQKTIFKGKGNLKASLTDIFKTLQFKGESNFAGQKTIASGHFESRQFRINLSYRFGSNQVKAARQRKDASEEEKKRTQGGGGGIGIGNNK comes from the coding sequence ATGAAAAAGATTTTATCAGGATTTGTGATGTTGATTTTCAGCGGTTCTGCTTTATTAGCCCAGCAAATAACCGGTGCTGTAAAAAATGACGAAGGCAAAAACTTAGAGAAAGTTACTATTTCATTGCTCAATGCAAAAGACTCTTCAGTAGCTAAATTGGGTGTGACTGGAAAAGATGGAAAATTCAGCATATCAACTTCAAAAAACGGACAGTATCTGATCAGTACTACATCTGTGGGTTACAACCCGGCGTATTCAAACAAGTTTGAAGTATCAGGCTCGGGTGCAGTAAATGTTCCTGAAATTATTATGGTCAAATCTTCGGGCAACCTTCAGAATGTTTCAGTAGTTGCAAAAAAACCGATGATTGAAGTGAAGGCCGATAAAACAATATTGAATGTAGAAAATACTATCAATTCAACCGGCCAGGATGCTTTGGAATTATTAAGAAAAGCACCGGGTGTTACATTAGATAAGGATGATCTTATCAGCCTTTCCGGTAAAAATGGAGTGCAGATATATATTGATGGTAAACCCAGTCCCCTTACAGGTACTGACTTAACAGCTTACCTGAAATCACTTCAGTCTTCACAGATCGAATCAATTGAAATTATTACCAACCCTTCAGCAAAGTATGATGCGGCGGGTAATGCAGGAATTATCAATATCAAGTTAAAAAAGAACAAAGCATTTGGCACCAATGGCTCTGTAAATGCCGGGTATAATATTGGAGTTTATCCTAAGTACAATGGGGGTCTTAACTTTAATAACAGGGGTAAGAAAGTTAACGTGTTTGGTAATTATAATTTTAATGATACCAAAACAGAATTCAATATCAAACTATACCGGGAACTGCTGGATACTATTTTTGACCAGACCAACCTTATAACTACGGACAGCCGTACTCATGGTTTCAAAGCTGGATTGGATTATTATATCAATTCAAAAAGTACATTAGGTGTGCTGATCAATGGAAACCTGGCTAATAATTCAAGCCTGTCAAAAAGCATTACTCCTATCATTTACAAACCAACAGGTGTTGTTGACAGAATTCTTACTGCTAACAATAGCTCTGAAGCTAAAAGGGATAATGCAAATTTTAATCTGAATTACCGCTATGCAGATTCAGCAGGCCGTGAGCTAAACGTAGATGCAGATTATGGTTTATACAGAATTAATACTAACCAGTTACAGCCGAATGTGTATTATACTCCTGATATGCAGGCTGAGATCAGCCGTACAGTATATAATTTTATTTCACCTACTGATATTGATATTCTTACTTTGAAATCTGACTATGAACAGCCATTCAAAAAAGGAAAGTTAGGATTTGGCTTTAAAACCTCATTCGTCAACACAGAGAATAATTTCGGCAGGTATAATGTGATCGGTACTGGTAAAGAACTGGATATTAGCCGCAGCAACCAATTTAATTATGAAGAGAATATTAATGCTGTGTATGTAAATTATAACAGGGCATTCAAGGGATTTATGCTGCAGGCGGGTGTACGTGTAGAGAATACCAACACAACCGGCGATTCTTATGGTTTGAATAGTGATGGGTCAATTAATACCGCCAGTAAGCAAACCTTCAACAGGCATTATACAGATCCTTTCCCAAGTGCTGCAGTTACTTTCAACAAAAATCCAAAGAAACAATGGAGTGTATCTTATAGCCATAGGATCGACAGGCCGGCTTACCAGAGCCTGAACCCATTTGAAATGAAACTGGACGAGTATACTTTTCAAAAAGGTAATACCGAACTTAAACCACAGTATACAAACAGCATTTCAGTAACTAATATTCATAAATTCAAACTAACGACAACACTAAACTACAGCCACATAGATGATGTATTTACCCAATTGATAGATACAACTGAAGGCTCAAAAGCATTTATTACTCAGAAGAACCTGGCTACTCAGGATATTGTAAGCCTGAATGTGAGTTACCCGTTCATCTATAAAAGTTATACATGGTTCACCAACCTGAATACTTATTACTCTATGTACAAAGCTGATTTTGGTGGTGGCAGCCGTGTTGTGGATTTGAATGTTTTTTCTTTCAATGTATTTATGCAACATAGTTTGAAACTGGACAAGAAAAAACAATGGTCAGCTGAACTGAGTGGTTTTTATAATGCGCCATCCATCTGGCAGGGTACATTTGAAAGTGATGCGATCTGGTCAGTTGATGGAGGTGTGCAGAAAACAATTTTCAAAGGCAAAGGCAACCTGAAAGCATCTTTGACTGATATTTTCAAAACTTTACAATTCAAGGGTGAAAGCAATTTTGCAGGTCAGAAAACAATTGCAAGCGGACATTTTGAAAGCCGCCAGTTTAGGATCAACCTTAGCTACCGTTTTGGTAGCAACCAGGTAAAAGCGGCCCGTCAGCGTAAAGATGCAAGTGAAGAAGAAAAGAAACGTACACAAGGTGGTGGCGGTGGAATAGGAATTGGAAATAATAAATAG